The following coding sequences are from one Devosia neptuniae window:
- a CDS encoding prephenate dehydratase: protein MTKKIAFQGEPGAFSHAAAANVFPHDEVIGCVTFEETIAAVQNGKADFAVVPVENSLYGRITDIHHLLPESGLFIIGETYLRVEMNLLAVPGATLDDIKAVQSLSVALGQCRKFISDHGFRTINAVDTAGSAREVAEKADKSVAAIASRFAGEIYGLNVLASNIEDAEHNTTRFLVLSREQKEAAPGDVKTTFVFRVRNVPAALYKAMGGFATNSINMTKLESYMVGGAFTATQFYADIEGHPSDIGVQHAFEELGFFTDYFRVLGVYPKNELK, encoded by the coding sequence ATGACGAAAAAGATCGCCTTCCAGGGTGAGCCGGGCGCCTTCAGCCACGCCGCCGCCGCCAATGTCTTCCCCCATGACGAGGTGATCGGCTGCGTGACCTTCGAGGAAACCATTGCCGCCGTGCAGAACGGCAAGGCCGACTTTGCCGTCGTGCCGGTGGAAAACTCGCTCTATGGCCGCATCACCGATATCCACCATCTGCTGCCTGAGAGCGGTCTTTTCATCATCGGCGAGACCTATCTGCGCGTCGAGATGAACCTGCTCGCCGTGCCCGGCGCCACGCTGGACGATATTAAAGCGGTACAGTCGCTGTCGGTCGCGCTCGGCCAATGCCGCAAATTCATTTCTGATCATGGCTTCCGTACCATCAACGCCGTGGACACAGCCGGCTCGGCCCGCGAAGTCGCCGAGAAGGCCGACAAATCCGTCGCCGCCATCGCCTCCCGCTTTGCTGGCGAGATTTATGGCCTCAACGTGCTGGCCTCCAATATCGAAGATGCCGAGCACAACACGACCCGCTTCCTCGTGCTCTCGCGCGAGCAAAAAGAGGCGGCTCCCGGCGACGTCAAGACCACCTTCGTCTTCCGCGTCCGCAACGTGCCCGCGGCGCTCTACAAGGCCATGGGCGGCTTTGCCACGAATTCCATCAACATGACCAAGCTCGAAAGCTACATGGTCGGCGGCGCCTTCACCGCCACTCAATTCTACGCGGATATCGAGGGCCACCCTTCCGATATTGGCGTGCAGCATGCCTTCGAGGAACTGGGCTTCTTCACCGACTATTTCCGCGTGCTTGGCGTCTATCCCAAGAACGAGCTGAAATAG
- a CDS encoding c-type cytochrome, with amino-acid sequence MNSFELNKIMGAVLGTLLFVMGVGLVAEAIYHPIEDRGPGYALPEPEPTTAVAEAGPAEPEVPLGTLLASASAERGAAAARKCQSCHNFGEGDPNKTGPHLYDVVGRPEGSVPDFAYSDGMKAHHDAGDTWTYENLNHFLTSPKDYVPGTKMNFAGVRTPEERADILAYLQTLSANPVPFPAAEEAAPAAEEAAPAAEPAPAAEPAPAAEPAPAAEPAPAAEPAPAAPEAGAATETPETTQPETPVEGTPTTTAPPPATTAPAPTTPPAPATP; translated from the coding sequence ATGAATTCGTTCGAGCTTAACAAGATCATGGGCGCCGTTCTGGGCACCCTGTTGTTTGTCATGGGTGTCGGTCTCGTTGCCGAAGCCATCTATCACCCTATCGAAGATCGCGGCCCGGGCTATGCCCTGCCCGAACCCGAGCCGACCACGGCTGTGGCCGAAGCCGGCCCGGCCGAGCCGGAAGTACCCTTGGGGACGCTGTTGGCCAGCGCCAGTGCCGAGCGCGGCGCGGCGGCGGCGCGGAAATGCCAGTCCTGCCACAATTTCGGTGAGGGTGATCCCAACAAGACCGGTCCCCACCTTTATGACGTGGTGGGTCGCCCTGAAGGCAGCGTGCCCGACTTCGCCTATTCGGACGGGATGAAGGCGCATCATGACGCCGGCGACACCTGGACCTATGAAAATCTCAACCACTTCCTGACCAGCCCGAAGGACTATGTCCCCGGCACGAAGATGAACTTTGCCGGCGTGCGTACCCCCGAGGAACGCGCCGACATCCTGGCCTATCTGCAGACGCTGTCGGCCAATCCGGTGCCGTTCCCGGCGGCGGAAGAAGCAGCGCCGGCTGCTGAGGAAGCAGCCCCTGCGGCTGAGCCTGCTCCGGCTGCCGAACCCGCCCCTGCAGCAGAGCCCGCTCCGGCTGCCGAGCCTGCTCCGGCGGCTGAACCTGCTCCTGCGGCGCCTGAGGCCGGCGCAGCAACGGAAACGCCCGAGACCACCCAGCCGGAAACGCCGGTGGAAGGCACGCCGACCACCACTGCGCCACCGCCTGCCACGACGGCTCCGGCTCCCACGACCCCACCGGCGCCAGCTACGCCCTAA